Genomic segment of Bacteroidales bacterium:
TTTGAGGTCCTCTTCCTCTTCCTGGGACAGCAATGGAATATATTCAGTCTCTTCGTCTATCGGGATCATCAGCTTCTCTCTACTTTTTCAATCGTTATGCAGTCAAATTGTCAGCCCGCGGATTTACACACCGGCCCCTCTCTAAGGTCAATAAGCGTGCCAAGAAATAATACACCCGGAACGGGGTATTTGTTTAAAAAGCCCCGAAAGCGTTTTATATATATTTGATATTTACTTCCTTCAGGAATTTTTCTTCCAGCAGGCGTGCCATGCGTTTCACCACGGTTCTCCTGATCTCCAGGTCGATAGGAAGATTTGGATCCTGGTGTGCAATATTTACCCTGGTCCCTACGATGAAATGTATCTCATCACTCTGTTGAACCAGTTTGACAATCCGGTCGGCCGGACCCTTGCCAAGGGCGTAGGAGGGTGAGAAATCTTTGAGTATTCGCGTAACCTTGGTAATGGTCAGTATTCCTTCGGTCACCAGGTCCATTCCGTCCATATGGGAGACAGGAGGCAGTTCCGGATCTTCAAATACCAGGCTGTCTTCGATTTCCAGGTTCAGTTCGCGGGCAATGATATCGGCCGTTGTGGCTCCGCAAATCACTTTTTTTCCTTTGAATCCCCTGATGGTATTTCCCAGTTCTTTATCGTTTTCTTCTTCATAGGGCGGACCGGTAACAATCATCAGCTTTCGCGGTTTCCGAAAGTAGATACTGGCACAACTGGTATCGTCCCTGGAACTGTATCCATCGTTTCGGTGAGCCATGTTCACCATTTTTGATGCCAGTTTCAAGGCGGATATTTTCGGACTGTTCTGAACCAGTTTTATGGCGTACTCCTGCATAAGCTCTCTGCCCCAACCCAGGGGAAACTGGTCGGAGCCCATTCCTGACTGAGCAATGCCATCACTGCAGAAGATGATCCGGTCCTCTTTTTTGGGTTCAAAGCTGCAGGACAGAAGTTCTTTGCCTCTGTTCTTTTCACTGTCAAGGGTTATGCTCCTCCAGGCAGGATCAAAGGGCTTGTTGTCTCTCAGGATGATGGTCTGGGGATTATCAAACTCCAGGATATTAATCTGTCCGTCGTGTTCAATATCCACGATAGTGAATGTGGAATAGCTCATTTGACGCTCACTGCATACCGGCAGGGTATTCATGATGATCTCGGCGATCCTCTCCACTTCCTTATGTTCAATGGTGAAATTCACGGCCATCGTGGCAGTAAGGGTAGCCAGTACATTGGCCTTCACCCCGTGTCCCATCCCATCGGAAAGTACCACAATGGTTCGGTTCTCCTCTTTTACCTTTCGACTGAGAAAAACATCCCCGCAAATACGTTCCTTGCCATAATTGCGTTGATCGCAGGCGACCTCCATATAGAATTTGCCGCTCATCGGTTTTTCAGGTCCTGCTTCAGATTATACGATTCAATAATCGAGTTAAGCATCCTTTCAGCCTCCGAAGTGCCCTCCCCCAGGATAAAGCCGATTTGTTGTGCCAGGCTCAGATTTTTGTCGATGACTTCGTTGAGTCTTTTGACTACCTCCTCTTTTTGTACTTCGGGGGCTGACATATCACGGATTACCGCACCAACAATCTTATTTTTTTCAATAACAAATACACTAACATTCAGAATCTTGCCATCGTGTCGAATATCCCGGTTGGTGATGGATTCATTGTGTTTCAGTACATAAGTGAAGAGATTGTAGAAATTAAAGGGGAGAAGGGTTTTTAAATCTGCTCCGGCAAGTCCGGGCACTACTTCATTGATCTCCCTGGCCTCCTCTCCCAGCATAGTGATAAAACTGTCATTGGTCTGGATAATCTTCAGGTTCATGTCACAGATAACCACCATGGAGGGCAGTTTATGCAGCATGCGGCGGACAATCTCAGAAGCTTCTCTGGCTGCCCCCTTCTCTTTTTGAGCCAGTCTCTCCGATTGCTTGAGTGCCTCCTGGGCCTGAGCCAGCTTCTCATTGCTTATTTTCAGGGACTGGATATGATTCTGTCTGTTATGCGAAGCATAGGTGTTACACATCTCCTGAATGGCCAGTCCCTGCGCAATCGCGATGGCAAAGTCGGTGCAGCTTGCATATCCGCAGCCACCGCAACCTACTGCGGAAGGATTTGCCTGGCCGATCTCTTCCAGGATCTGATTCAGTTTGCTTTCTGATGGAAGGGGAAGGGACTGGTCGTCCGCTTTGAATGTGCGCGTCATATCCAGGGATGCAAACTCAGTAATGCTGGCCTCCCATTCATAGCTGTCCAGAGTCTTTAAACGTTTTTCCACATATTTGAAGAGCTGGCTCTGCCGCAGGAACCTTTTTCCCCCGGCGCTTGTACCCCTTCCCATGAGGAACTCCTTATAGAACAGGTTGAAATGGTGTTTGATGGTTCCGATATTCTCTTCGAATTCTTTAATGGCATCGATCATCCCATCGCCCTCCACGGTGATTACCGGAGTCAGGTGAAGTTCCTCCTCGATACCGGCTGCCTGGATGATCCCGTTGGCCACAGGAAAGAAGGATCCCTTATAGCCCAGTGGGGGGTCAAAATCGCTGTATTCCAGATCTGTTTCATGGATATTGGCCTCCTTAAAAAGCTCCCTGAGTTCTACAAAGGTTATGGCCAGATCGATGCGGCCATCCCCGTCGAAGCGCCTGATCTCGTCTTTACTGGCAATTAAGGGACTGATATATACCAGCAGTACCTCTTTACCGGCAATTTTCCGTACCACCCTGGCTGTAGCCGCATTCGGGGGGTCGATGGGCGCCAGGTTGGGAACAAGCCCGGGACTGTATTTTTCAACAAAAGAGACCGTTACCGGATCGTTTGACATGATATAATACTTCCCCTTGCTCTTATCGAAGAGCTCTTTGTAGGCCCTGGCCACCAGGTCTGCCCCAAAGGCAACCTCTTGAATATATTCAAAGCCCAGTGCACGCAGCATGGTCACAAATTTCCTGTAGTCGGTGATATCCGGAAACTCGCCTGCAATGGAGGGGTCCACAAGTGCAGCCACCTCTTTTCCACTTTCCAGAATCTGGATCAACTCCTTTTTTGAATCTCTGATTTCAATGGCTCCCGGTCCGCAGACTGCCACACAGCTTCCGCAGCCAATACATCTTTCAGGGATGATCCCGGGTTTGATGCGTTCGCTCTGTACCCGGATCGCTTTCACCGGGCAGGCTCTTACGCAGGCATAACATGCGATGCATGTTTCGCTGTTGATTTTCAGGAGTGGTTCTGTCATAGTATGTTTACATCTCTCCAAATTCGCTTTCCAGGATAGCCAGAACATTTTCATCGCTCACTTCCTCGTACAGCCGCGATCCAATCTTCAGTACAGGCCCTTTGTTACAGTCGCTGAAACAGTGATTACCTTTCAGGATGACCTCTCTTTCCAGCTGATGGTCTTTCAGGTATTTCTGAACCACCTGGAGAGTTTTCTTGTTTCCGCGGCTGAAACAGGAGCTGCCCAGGCATATTTTTATCTCCTTTTTCAAAAGTGTCATGGCCATTGAGCATTAAAGTTAACAAAATCAGTTCAGCTGAAGTAATTTATAATCTGTTCAAATTGATTACTGTTTGCCGAATAACAAACATAATCAATATCTTTGATCGTTCTGTGAATATCACAGTAATTCTGTGATATAATATGAAGTATGATCCAATTTTATGGCTGATCAAGCAGCACGAATAGAAAAGATCCTGCATCAGTTCCCGCAGATAAAGAGAAATGCACTGATTCCACTGCTACAGGCTGTTCAGGATGAGTTTGGTTTTATTTCCGAGGAGGCTGTCGCGAAAATAGGCGCCCATCTCTCGCTACCCACCAGCAAAGTCTATGGCCTGGCCACTTTCTATAACCAATTCTCTTTCTCCCCCAGGGGATTCTATCATGTAGTGCTTTGTAATGGCACCTCCTGCCATATGGGTGGCGCCGGGGACTTGTTAAATGAAATCACCAAGCTGCTGGAGATCGGTGACGGGGAGACCACACGCGATGGCTTGTTCAGCCTGGAAGTACAATCCTGTATAGGGGCATGCGGTCAGTCGCCGGTGATGTCTGTGAATGGAACATACTTTTCGGGAATCTCGGTAAAGGAGGTTCGGGAGATCATTAAACAATACAGGGAAGATGCGGAAAGATAAAGCTTTATTGTTAAAGCTGGCCCGGAGTGATCGTTCCGGGTTGAATCCCGATGAATTGAAGCGGTCGGACGAACTCAGAAAAACAGAGATTTCCAGGCCACTGGTAATGGTGAACAGCTCCACATCCGGGATTGTTGCAGGGTCGCTTCTTACCTGGAAGGCCGTTGAAAGCTATGCAGCTGATCGTTCCATTGAGCTTGATCTGACCGAAACCGGAAGCATAGGACTGAGTTCGGAAGATCCGGTGGTTTCCGTACAGATCCCGGGACGTACCCGGATTTTCTTCAGCAGGATCACGGAGGGAAGGGTCCCCTCTCTGCTGGATGACCTTTTTCACCAGGTAGTCCCTGACGGGAATGTCATTGGCCAGCTGCTTAGGGAAGGGCAGGAGCCCTGGGAAAATGTCCCGGCCCTGGCGGATCTTCCGTTTTTTGCCCTGCAGAACCGTATTGTTATGGAGTCCTGCGGCATCATCGATCCCTTCTCTCTGGAGGAGTATATGGCCGGTGGGGGATACGGGGCATTTATAAGGACCATTCGCAGTTATACCTTCAGTGAGGTTTGTGAACTGGTGACTGCCAGTGGCCTGAGGGGCCGGTCGGGGGGAGGTTTTTCGACCGGTGAAAAATGGAAAGCAGCCTTCCGTACCCCTTCGGATCAGAAATATCTGATCTGTAATGCCGAAGAGAGTGATCCCGGGGCCTTTATGGACCGCACGCTTATGGAGGGTAATCCATTTCAACTGCTTGAGGGTATTTCTATCGCGGCATATGCCATTGGTTCCAACAGAGCTTATATCTACATCCGCAGCGAATATAAAGATGCCATCAGGCGCATTAACAATGCAATCAAGGAGTTGAGAGAAATCGGGCTGCTGGGTGACAATATTCTGGACAGCGGGTACAACTTGCAGATCTCCCTGCGTAAGGGTCCGGGGGCTTTTGTTTGCGGAGAGGAGACTGCCCTGATAGCCAGCCTGGAAGGCAAGAGGGGAATGCCATCTTCCAAACCGCCTTATCCCACTACCTCCGGCTATCTGGGACGACCCACCGTGGTTAATAATGTGGAGACCCTTTCCAACCTGCCCGGGATCATCAGGAAGGGTCCGGAGTGGTTCAGGAGCATAGGTACGGAAGAGAGTCCCGGGACAAAAATATTCAGTATCTCGGGACGTGTGGCGCTGTCCGGTTTGGTGGAGGTCCCCATGGGAACCTCCTTCGATACGATCATAAACAAGATTATTGGAGGGGCAGGAAGGGGCAGGGAACTGAAAGCACTGCATTTAGGCGGACCTTCGGGATGTATGGTTCCCCTCGATCTGATGGATCTTCCGGTAAGTTATGAGGCTTTGAAGGAGAAAGGACTGATCATGGGCTCCGGAGGGGTTCTGGTGATGGACGACAGGACCTGCGTGGTGAATACAGTCAGGTTTTTCATGTACTACCTGAATAAGCAGAGCTGCGGAAAGTGCATACCCTGCAGGGAAGGAACCAGGAGAATGGCAGAAATCCTTGCCAGTATTACCCGGAAGCCGGCAGATGAGGAGGGCTCTACCACCCTGGAAAGATTCAAGGGGGTGATGCAGCTGGAGAGTCTGGCTGAGGTGATGAAGGATACCTCCCTTTGTGGTCTGGGTCAGAATGCGCCGAACCCTGTGGTCAGTACGCTGAAATATTTCAGGCACGAATATGAGGAGCATATCTTCGAAAGGCGCTGTCCCTCGAACACATGTACTGAGTTACGAACCTGGTACATTGATGTGGACCTTTGCACCGGATGTACGGTTTGTGCCAAAAAATGTCCGGCTGATGCAATCATTGGTACGGCGAGGCACCCCTATTTTATTGTTCAGGAGAAATGCATTGGATGCGGAATCTGCTATGATGTTTGCAAGTTTTCAGCGGTCTACTATAAATAAGGAGTGATGGGAATTACACTTGTTGTAAACGGAAGGAATATAGAAGCGGAGAAGGGGGAGACCATCCTTTCTGCCCTGAATCGACATGGCATGCATGTCCCTACCATCTGCAGTGTGAAGGGACTGAGTCCTTCCGGGGCCTGCCGAATGTGCGTGGTTGAGGTGGAAGGAAGAGAAAAGCTGGTACCCTCCTGCTCCTATCCCATCGAAGAGCCCATGAAAATAATGACCCATTCTCCCAGGGTTCTGAGGGCCAGGATGACCAACGTAGAGCTCTTGCTATCCAACCATCCGGACGACTGCCTGTATTGCGAACGCAATGGTTCCTGCGAGCTGCAGTCCCTTTCGGAAGATTTGAATATCAGGGAGAGACGTATACCCGGAAAGAGAAGCCTCTATAAGATCGACAAATCAAGTCCTGCCATCATCCATGATCCTTCAAAATGTATTTTATGCGGGCGCTGTGTCAGAATCTGTGAGGAAATTATGAGCACCTCAACTCTGGACTTTGCCCACCGGGGGAATGAAATGAGGATATCCACCACCCTTGGCAGGCCCCTGAACTACTCTAATTGCACATCCTGCGGACAGTGTCTGAACGCCTGTCCCACCGGGGCCCTGATCGAACATATTCAATTCCCCGAACTGGAAACTCATATACATGCCCCCGGCAAACTGGTGGTGGCACAGTACAGTGCTGCCGTGGCCGTCTCCCTGGCAGAAAGGCTTGGTTATAAGCCCGGTACCGATATGAGCGCTATCATCAACACCGTCTTGCGCCGCTATGGGTTTGATCTGGTATTTGAAAGCTCCTTCGGGGCCGATCTGATGATCCTGGAACAGGCCAGGATTTACCAGGAACGTAAAAAAAAGCCACAGGCCTTTCCGTTGATTACCAGCTCCTGTCCCGCATGGATACATTATGTCGAACAGTATTATCCGGAATTAATCCCCTTTCTTTCTCCCCTGAAATCGCCCCAGCAAATATGCGGCACGCTGATCAGGGAGTGGTTTGCCAGGACCGGTATAGAGGATGACAAAGAGATTGTATCGGTGCTTATTTCTTCTTGCACAGCGGCCAAGACAGAGGCACGGAGGGTGGAGATGACCCGCTCCGGAAAACCTGTGATTGACCTGGTCCTGACTACCCGCGAACTGCTCAGAATGATTAAACTCAGTGGACTGGAGCTGGAACAGCTGGAGCCCGGACTGCCTGATGCACCATTCTGTCTTTCCAGTTCTGCAGGTAAACTATGCGCTGTGTCGGGAGGTGAAACAGAAGCCACGGTCCGGACCATTTATACTCAGAGCACGGGCAGTGAAATGCTTCCTTCGAAACTACATCGATTCAGGGTACATAAATCTTTTCGCGAAATGACGGTGAAAGCCGGCTTATCTGAGATAAGGGTTGCCACCGTCAGTGGTCTGAAAAATGCTGTTGCACTGATGGAAGAGCTAAAAAAGGGGAAGAGGGAACTGGATTTGCTCGAGGTAATGGCCTGTCCGGATGGATGTATCAACGGAGGCGGACAGGCCATCCCGGCAGATGAAAAGCTGCTTCGTGCCAGGTCCAGGGCCATCTATGACCTGGATAACGGAAGCCCCTTGCATTCGGCGCACGATAACCAGGTTGTTCAAGATATTTACCAGGATCTTCTGGGCGAACCCGGAGGCGAAAAAAGCAGGGATCTGCTCTATACACTCTTTACAAAGAGGGAGGTATTGCTATAGATGGAACAGAAGTTGCATAAGAGGGGTCTGGTTTATACCGTTAAGGATTTGTGCAGGGTATGTTATACCTGTGTCAGGGAATGCCCGGTAAAGGCCATCCGGATCGTGGACGGTCAGGCCGAGGTGGTGGCAGAACGCTGCATTGCTTGCGGGAACTGTACCATAGTCTGCTCCCAGGGAGCAAAGGTATATGAGCGCTCTATCGACCGGGTGGAGGCTCTCCTGCAGGGTGATTCAGAGGTGGTTGCCCTTGTGGCGCCAAGTTATGTGGCCGAGTTTGAGGAAATTCCGGATTTAGCTCTTTTTGCAGGCATGATAAAAAAGCTGGGGTTCACACAGTTGTTTGAGGTGGGTATGGGAGCCGATCTGGTGGCAGAAGCTTATGAAAAGCTGATCAATGAGAATCCCGGTAAGGGATATATTAATTCAGACTGTCCGGCCATTGTCTCTTTTATTGAAAAATACCATCCCGATCTCACAGGCTCGCTTATCCCGGTGGTATCTCCCATGGTGGCCACGGTTCGCTATATCAGGCAGGTACTGCATAGCCAGGCAAAGATGGTTTTCATAGGGCCCTGCGTGGCAAAGAAAGGGGAATCGGACGAAGTGGATGAGGTACTTACTTTTGCCGAACTGCGTAGTATGTTTACCTCCATGCGGGTCCGTGCTTCCAATGTGGAACCTGCAAGCTTTACACCGCCCCTGGCCATGAAAGGCGCTGGCTTTCCCGTAAGTCGGGGCTTACTTCAAGCCATGAACCTGGAGGGTAACCATGTGGACCAACGGGTTATTGTAGCAGAAGGCAGGGTTCACTTCCAGGAAGCGATCAGGGAGTATGCTTCGGGAAAGCTGGATTCCATGCAGCTGGAACTTCTCTGCTGTGAGGGATGTATCATGGGTCCGGGTACCAGTCCCCGCGGGAAGAAGTTTGTCCGGAGAAGCCTGGTGCTTAACCATCTCTTCGGGAGACTGGATCAGGCACAGACAGAGAGTGAAGGGGTGAGGGCCGAAGGCTGCCGCCCGGATCTTAGCCGTTCCTTTAAAACAGACGATCAGCGGATCAAGGCTGGGCCGGAAGATGAGATCGATAAAGTACTTCTTCAGATGGGAAAGTTTTCTCAGCAGGACCATCTGGATTGTGGTGCCTGCGGGTATGATACCTGCCTGAGCCATGCCAGGGCGATCACCCAGGGACTGGCCGAGGTGGAGATGTGTCTTCCCTATTCCATTGACACCCTGCACCAGACCATCCATAAACTGGCCGATTCCAAGCATAAGCTGCTTTCTGTGGAACAGGCGCTCCGGCAGAGCGAGAAGCTGGCACACATGGGGCAGCTTTCCGCGGGGATTGCGCATGAATTAAACAACCCGCTGGGAGTTGTAATCATGTACAGCAACCTGCTGCTCGAAGAGTGCGCCAGGGATCAGCAGCTGAAGGAGGACCTGGAGTTAATTGTGGAGCAGGCCGGAAGATGTAAAGACATTGTGGGCGGCTTACTGAATTTTGCCAGAAAGAATCAGGTTCTCTACAGCACCACCGACCTGCTGGAGTTGATAAGAATGAGCACAGACTCCCTGATTTTCCCTGAAAATATTAGCTATTGCCTGAACAACCATCTCTCCAATCCTTATGCAGATCTGGACAGGGAGCAGATGGTTCAGGTGATCAGCAATCTGCTGAAAAACGGGATAGAGGCCATGCCCAACGGCGGGGCCCTTGCTGTAAGCCTCTCTGATAGCCACGACTGGGTAATTATCAGCATCCGGGATGAGGGTGCCGGCATCTCACCCGGAGATATGGAAAAGGTATTTGAGCCCTTCTACACGACCAAGGGAATTGGGAAAGGGACCGGACTTGGACTGGCAACCACCTACGGGATTGTTAAGATGCACCGGGGACAAATTGATGTAAAATCCAATGTAAACCCTGAAAAAGGGGCCACTGGCACCGAATTTACGGTTAAGATTCCACGTAAGCTTTTAAGCTAGCCTGCCTGGCAGGAATTTGTTACCTTGGGAAGTGAAGATTTAAGAAATATGAGATGAGAAAGAAAACCATTTTACTGGCAGACGATGATCCGGATGTGATTTTTCAGGTGAAACATCATCTGGAACTCTGGGGGTATGAGGTTGTAGCGGTGGAATCGCGGGTCGAAGCTGAACGCTATCTGGAAAGCGGGTGCCCCGACCTGGCCATACTCGATCTGATGATGGAGGAGGAAGACAGCGGGTTTATACTTTCCTACCGGATAAAAAAGTGCCGGCCAGATGTGCCGGTGATTATCTCTACGGCGGTGGCTGCTGAACGCGGCATCAGTTTTGATATCAACAGTCCCGGCAGCAGGTCCTGGATCAAAGCAGATCATTACCTGGAGAAGGGCTTCAGAATGGAACAGTTAAGATTGCTGATCCAAAAATACCTGGATTAATCCTATGGAAACTTTAACTGTCCTGGTGGTTGACGATGAACCTGGAATACGCTCGGGTATAAAAAGGATCCTGGAAGGGCACCGTGTGAGTTTCCCTTTTATGGATGAAGACTATCAGTTTGAATGCAGGGAGGTGGCCAGCGGCGAGGAGGCGCTTACCATGCTTGAAGTGGTGACCCCGGAAATTATTTTGCTGGATAATAAGCTGCCAGGCATGGATGGTATGGAAGTCCTTGAAATCATCAAGCAGAGAAATCTGGATGTCGTCGTGGCCATGATCACTTCTTATGCCTCCATGGAGATTGCGGCTAAAGCTACGAATGACGGGGCCAGGGATTTTATTCCCAAACCTTTTACCCCCGCAGAGCTGAAGTCCAGTATCGACCTGATCACCAAGCAGTATTTCCTCAAGAAGATTACCAGCAATATGAAGGAGGAGGGGAAGAAGATCCGCTATCAGTTTCTCTCCGTATTGAGTCATGAGCTCAAGTCGCCCCTGAATGCCCTTGAGGGCTACCTTCAAATGATGAAGGAGCGTGAACTGGGTGAGGATATGAGTGCTTATAAAACGGTTCTGGACCGCTCCCTTCAACGTGTGGACGGGATGCGCTCGCTGATCATGGATCTACTCGACTTTACCAAAATCAGGATGGAAAAGAAAGAGGAAAAAGTTGAACAGGTAGACCTCAGGGAACGCGCAGAGCTGGCCATTGCCACGATCAACCCCATGGTTATCCAACGGAATATCAAGGTCAGCTGTTTCGGGGATGAGGTCTTTTACGATGCGGATCCCTCGGACCTGGATATTATGTTTAATAATCTGCTGTCCAATGCGGTTAAATATAACCATGACGGGGGTGAAGTCAAGGTGCAGGTTTATAAAAAGGAACAGGCAGTAGTCATCCAGGTTAAGGATACGGGCATCGGAATGAGCGAGGAGGAGGTTTCCCGGTTATTCAAAGAGTTTGTCCGCATTAAAAACAGCCGTACCAGGGGAATTCCCGGCTCGGGTCTGGGCCTCTCTATTGTGAGCAAAATTGCTCAACTGTACGGGGGGCATATTCAGGTAAGCAGCATTCCCGACCAGGGAAGCGAATTCCGTGTTATTCTGCCTCTTACCTGAGACTGACGGGTATCATTAGAATTGTTGATCTGAAATTGTGATTAAATTAACAATATTTTGTAGTATTGTATCAGCCCAATTAGTGATCTATGTCCTTACCTGAGCGTACTGTTGAACGTTTGAGTGAATATCGCAGATCCCTGCTTCAATGCCTGGAGGAGGGAAAGACACATATATTTTCGCATGAACTTGCCGAACTGCATCACAATACAGCGGTACAGGTGCGCCGGGATATTATGTTTATCGGTTATACCAGCATGCAACGAAAAGGTTATGATGTCAGAGAGCTGGTAGATGTTATCGGAGACATTCTGGATTCGGAGAGTGGCCTCAATGTGGCTGTGATTGGGATAGGAAATCTGGGGCGGGCTGTTACCACTTACTTTATTGGGAAGCGTTCCAAGCTGAATATCATTGCTACCTTCGATGTGGATGCCAATAAGATAGACCGGGTGATTTCAGGGGTGAAATGCTATCCGCTCAGCAGGCTGAAAGAGCTTGTACAAAGCCAGAATATTTCCATAGCTATCATGACGGTACCGGCCGATTCGGCTGCAGAAGTGACTGCCCAGCTGGTGGATGCCGGCATTAAGGGCCTGATGAATTTTACCACCGTCCCCCTGAATGTGCCGCCGCAAGTGTACCTGGATGAGTATGATATGATTACCTCCCTCGAGAAAGTAGCCTATTTTGTGAAGAGTTCCCGGAATTAAGATGCAGGTGCATAACTCCATGGAAAATTTGCCGGTGATCCCTTCACCGGTAGTCACGGTGGGTTCATTCGACGGGGTACATGTGGGGCACCGGGCCATTATCAGGCGGTTGAATGCCCTGGCCCGGGAGGTGCAGGGCTCCTCGGTGCTCATCACCTTCCATCCGCATCCCCGCATGGTGCTCTATCCGGATTCGGCCGGGAAGGATCTGAAGCTGATAAATTCCAGATCTGAGAAGATCCTCCTCCTGGAGGAAGCGGGGCTGGATTTTCTGATCATTATGGAGTTTACCAATGATTTTGCACGTACCAGTTCCGATGATTTTGTGGAACACTACCTGGTGGGTTTCCTGCACGCCCATACCATCGTTGTCGGATTTAACCATTACTTCGGCCACAATAAGGAGGGGAGCTTTAAATCCCTGTACAGGGCCCGGAAGAGATTTGGTTTCCGGGTGGAGGAGATTCCGGAACAGGAAATCCAGCATGAGGCCGTCAGCAGCACCAAAATCCGGAAGGCCCTGGAGGAGGGAAATATCCAGCGGGCCAATGCCTATCTGGAGCATCACTATATGATACAGGCAAGCCTGGAACCGCTTCCGGAGCATGAGGCGGTGCCCGGGCAGCCCTGTTACCGGATTCCCGTGAGTGACCCAGTGAAACTGATCCCCCCGGAAGGGGCATATGCTGCCTCGTACCTTTGCAAAGGACAGTATAAAAAGGCCCTGGTGTATATTGGGAACAGGTCCATCCTTCTCTTTCCGCTTGAAGCGGATCATGATCCTCTAAGGGCTGAGGGGAGGGTGCGTTTCCATCTAAGACTTGCCGCTTCGGAAGATCCCGACTTTTCCGCTTTGCTGTTTGCTGCAGGGGAGCTCATTTATTAGTATCTTCGTTTTATGGAAAAGCGAATCGGAGCGGTTATCATACTGATCGGACAGGGGGGGGATATTCACCGGATCAATGCCATTATATCCGAGCATGCCGATCTGATCCTGGGCCGGCAGGGAATCCCGCTCAGGGACCGCTCTACCAGCGTGATCTCACTGGTTATTGAAGGGAATACAGACCTGATAGGATCGCTTACCGGCAAACTTGGCAGATTGCCGGGGGTCAAAGTCAAATCTATACTGGCCGGTTGAAAAAGGCAGTATCAAATGTTAAAAAACAGCCCCTTTTTGTTAAAACGGCTTTCGCTAAAAACAAATCATCAACTCATTGGTTTATATATTTGAAAAGTAATTGTTGGGGTGCAAGGCAAGTTGCGA
This window contains:
- a CDS encoding [Fe-Fe] hydrogenase large subunit C-terminal domain-containing protein; translated protein: MGITLVVNGRNIEAEKGETILSALNRHGMHVPTICSVKGLSPSGACRMCVVEVEGREKLVPSCSYPIEEPMKIMTHSPRVLRARMTNVELLLSNHPDDCLYCERNGSCELQSLSEDLNIRERRIPGKRSLYKIDKSSPAIIHDPSKCILCGRCVRICEEIMSTSTLDFAHRGNEMRISTTLGRPLNYSNCTSCGQCLNACPTGALIEHIQFPELETHIHAPGKLVVAQYSAAVAVSLAERLGYKPGTDMSAIINTVLRRYGFDLVFESSFGADLMILEQARIYQERKKKPQAFPLITSSCPAWIHYVEQYYPELIPFLSPLKSPQQICGTLIREWFARTGIEDDKEIVSVLISSCTAAKTEARRVEMTRSGKPVIDLVLTTRELLRMIKLSGLELEQLEPGLPDAPFCLSSSAGKLCAVSGGETEATVRTIYTQSTGSEMLPSKLHRFRVHKSFREMTVKAGLSEIRVATVSGLKNAVALMEELKKGKRELDLLEVMACPDGCINGGGQAIPADEKLLRARSRAIYDLDNGSPLHSAHDNQVVQDIYQDLLGEPGGEKSRDLLYTLFTKREVLL
- a CDS encoding [Fe-Fe] hydrogenase large subunit C-terminal domain-containing protein, whose amino-acid sequence is MEQKLHKRGLVYTVKDLCRVCYTCVRECPVKAIRIVDGQAEVVAERCIACGNCTIVCSQGAKVYERSIDRVEALLQGDSEVVALVAPSYVAEFEEIPDLALFAGMIKKLGFTQLFEVGMGADLVAEAYEKLINENPGKGYINSDCPAIVSFIEKYHPDLTGSLIPVVSPMVATVRYIRQVLHSQAKMVFIGPCVAKKGESDEVDEVLTFAELRSMFTSMRVRASNVEPASFTPPLAMKGAGFPVSRGLLQAMNLEGNHVDQRVIVAEGRVHFQEAIREYASGKLDSMQLELLCCEGCIMGPGTSPRGKKFVRRSLVLNHLFGRLDQAQTESEGVRAEGCRPDLSRSFKTDDQRIKAGPEDEIDKVLLQMGKFSQQDHLDCGACGYDTCLSHARAITQGLAEVEMCLPYSIDTLHQTIHKLADSKHKLLSVEQALRQSEKLAHMGQLSAGIAHELNNPLGVVIMYSNLLLEECARDQQLKEDLELIVEQAGRCKDIVGGLLNFARKNQVLYSTTDLLELIRMSTDSLIFPENISYCLNNHLSNPYADLDREQMVQVISNLLKNGIEAMPNGGALAVSLSDSHDWVIISIRDEGAGISPGDMEKVFEPFYTTKGIGKGTGLGLATTYGIVKMHRGQIDVKSNVNPEKGATGTEFTVKIPRKLLS
- a CDS encoding response regulator, whose protein sequence is MRKKTILLADDDPDVIFQVKHHLELWGYEVVAVESRVEAERYLESGCPDLAILDLMMEEEDSGFILSYRIKKCRPDVPVIISTAVAAERGISFDINSPGSRSWIKADHYLEKGFRMEQLRLLIQKYLD
- a CDS encoding hybrid sensor histidine kinase/response regulator, which codes for METLTVLVVDDEPGIRSGIKRILEGHRVSFPFMDEDYQFECREVASGEEALTMLEVVTPEIILLDNKLPGMDGMEVLEIIKQRNLDVVVAMITSYASMEIAAKATNDGARDFIPKPFTPAELKSSIDLITKQYFLKKITSNMKEEGKKIRYQFLSVLSHELKSPLNALEGYLQMMKERELGEDMSAYKTVLDRSLQRVDGMRSLIMDLLDFTKIRMEKKEEKVEQVDLRERAELAIATINPMVIQRNIKVSCFGDEVFYDADPSDLDIMFNNLLSNAVKYNHDGGEVKVQVYKKEQAVVIQVKDTGIGMSEEEVSRLFKEFVRIKNSRTRGIPGSGLGLSIVSKIAQLYGGHIQVSSIPDQGSEFRVILPLT
- a CDS encoding redox-sensing transcriptional repressor Rex, with the translated sequence MSLPERTVERLSEYRRSLLQCLEEGKTHIFSHELAELHHNTAVQVRRDIMFIGYTSMQRKGYDVRELVDVIGDILDSESGLNVAVIGIGNLGRAVTTYFIGKRSKLNIIATFDVDANKIDRVISGVKCYPLSRLKELVQSQNISIAIMTVPADSAAEVTAQLVDAGIKGLMNFTTVPLNVPPQVYLDEYDMITSLEKVAYFVKSSRN
- a CDS encoding FAD synthetase, with translation MENLPVIPSPVVTVGSFDGVHVGHRAIIRRLNALAREVQGSSVLITFHPHPRMVLYPDSAGKDLKLINSRSEKILLLEEAGLDFLIIMEFTNDFARTSSDDFVEHYLVGFLHAHTIVVGFNHYFGHNKEGSFKSLYRARKRFGFRVEEIPEQEIQHEAVSSTKIRKALEEGNIQRANAYLEHHYMIQASLEPLPEHEAVPGQPCYRIPVSDPVKLIPPEGAYAASYLCKGQYKKALVYIGNRSILLFPLEADHDPLRAEGRVRFHLRLAASEDPDFSALLFAAGELIY